The DNA region GCGGTCACCTCTACGACGGCGCCGCCCGGGGCGTACAACATCGCCGCCGACGGGTGGCTGACGATGTCGGATGTCGGCCGAGCGTTGGGCGCACGGCCGATCAAGGTGCCACATGTTGCGGCAGTGGCCGCATCGGAGGTGTTGGCGCGGCTGCCGTTCGTGCCGTCGGCGCTGGAGTGGTTGCACGCCGGTCGCGCATCGGCCGTGATGGACACCAGTAAGGCCAGAAATCAGCTCGGATGGCAGCCCAAATACAGTGCTGCCGAGACCTTGTCAGCGTTGGCCGGCTCCGTGAGCTGAGCCCGCCTCGGCGGGGATGGCGTTGTCGATGAGGACGGCTGCGATGGCGGCGGCCGTGGCGAACGTCTCGGCGTTGAGGACTCGGTTGCGGGCCGAGGCGCCATCGAGCAGCAGCGCAAGTTGTTCACCGAGCTGCTCGGGATCGGCGGCGCCGGCCTCGCGCGCGGTTTCGGTCAGGCGCGCGGCAAAGGCCTTCTTATAGTCGCGGGCGTGCACGCGTGCGGGGTGGTCCGCATCGGGGATCTCGACGGCCGCCGCGATGAACGGGCACAGCGGCGCGTGAATGTCGAAGGCGGCGAGGAGCCGTTGGCGGGCCGTGAGGTCGGTGCGGTCGAACACTTCGGGCAGGATTTCGGGATCGAATCGGCGTAGGTGCTCGGCGATCAGCTCGTCCTTGCCGGTGAAGTGTTGGTAGAACGTGCGTTTGGACACCTGGGCCACCGCGCAGAGCTGGTCCAGGCCAGTGCTGTTGATGCCTTGATCGCGGAACAGTTGTCGGGACGCGGCGAGGATGCGCTCGCGCGCGCCCCTGCCGCGGCGCAGGCCCCGCGGTCCCTTCTCCAGGTCCGTCATGCACCCAGCGTAGCCCAATTGGGTACCGATCGGTGTACATAGTTGCAATCCTCACGGTTGCGGGAGTACGTTAGGCACACAGATCGGTGTACATAACATCGGCCCGATGGACGGAGCGATCATGGGAAAACTCGATGGCAAGGTCGCGGTGATCACCGGCGCGACAAGCGGAATGGCGCTGGCCGGTGCCAAGTTGTTCGCCGACGAAGGGGCTCACGTCTTCATCTCGGGTCGACGGAAGGACGCGCTGGACGAGGCCGTCGAGCAGATCGGCCGCAACGTGACTGGCGTGCAGGGTGATTCGGCCAACCTGGACGATCTGGATCGGCTTTTCGAAACGGTCGAGGGGGAGAAGGGCTCGATCGACGTATTGTGGGCGAGTGCCGGCACCGGCGCGCAGAGCAGGCTCGGCGAGATCACCGAGGAGGACTTTGATGCCGCGTTCGGATTGAACGCGCGCGGCACGCTGTTCACGGTCCAGAAGGCGCTGCCGCTGTTCAACGATGGCGGCTCGATCTTTATGACCGGGTCGAACGCATCGCTGCGGGGCTACCCCAACTGGAGCGTGTACGCGGCAAGCAAGGCCGTGCTGCCCGCCTTCGCCCGGGTGTGGGTGTCCGAGTTGCGGGACCGGAAGATTCGGGTGAACGTGCTGACCCCCGGCCAGGTCGCCTCGCCGATGTTGGCAGAGGTGATGGACGAGGCGGCCAAGGCGCAGTTCGAGTCCGTGATCCCGCGGCGCGAGATGGGCCGCCCGGAGGAGATCGCGTCGGCCGCGTTGTTCCTCGCCTCGGACGACTCGAGCTATGTCAATGGCATGGAGTTGGTTGTCGACGGCGGCACCACGGTGATCTAGCCAGCGATCAGGTCTCGCAAACCACAATCAACACAGGACATCAGGAGCAACCATGACCACGCTGGCCCCGCACCGCGACACCGTGACGTTGTTTGTCGACTGCATGCACGGCGGTGCTGACAAAGACGCTCTTGCCGGAATCCTCGCCGAGGACGTGGTGCTGTACGGCCCACTCAGCGATGAACCACTCACCGGCCACGACGCAGTCCTGGAAGCCATCCGGACGGTCGGCACGGTGGCGACCGACCTGACCTACAAGGAGGTCCTCAGCGGCGAGACGCACCACGCCGCGTACTTCCGGCTGCAGATCGACGACACCGTGGTCGACGGCATGGACTACATCCTGCTCGACGCGGACGGCAAGATCGCCGAGGTAACCATCTGGTGGCGCCCGCTGCCGTCCGGCGTCCAGATGCAGGGCCGCCTCGCTGGCCTGCTCGGCGTGCAGCCTTGGGAACTACTCACCGAAGCCTGACCCTGTTCGGTTGTCTGGGGTTCCCCAGAACAAGTGGACGCGGTTAGCTTGCTTCCAGGGTGACTTTCAGCGTGCGCTCGTAGGTAATGGGTGAGCGCATTCCGATCGCTGAATGTCTACGTTGATGATTGTAGAATCGCATCCAATTGTCAACTGCTGCAATCAATTCAGCCTTTATGGCGAAAGTGTGCCGGTAGTAATGCTCGTGTTTGAACGTCGACCACAGCGCCTCCGCGCCGGCGTTGTCCCAGCAGATGCCGGTGGCACCCATAGAGCGCCGCAGCCCGTGGGCGCTGGCTGCGGCAGCCATGTCGTGGGAGGTGTACTGGGTGCCGCGGTCCGATTGCAGTATGACGCCCTTGACGTGGCCGCCGCGGGTGAACACCGCCCGATCCACCGCGGTGGTCACCAACTCGGTGCGCATGTGGTCATCGACCGCCCAGCCCAGCACCCGTCGCGAATGCTCATCGCGGATCGCACACAGGTACATGTCGCCTTCCCCACAGCTCAGGTAGGTGATGTCGGAGGACCACACCGCATCGATACAGCCCTGGTCAAAACGACGGCCGATCAGATCCGGTGGGAACGACGCACAAGGATCGACGACTGTGGTCGTCTTGAAGGTGCGTGGGCTAATGCCCTCGATGCCCAGATCGGCCATGATCGCCGCGACGGTGTTAGCCGACACCCGTTCTCCGGCATCGTGCAGATCGGCGGTGATCCGCGGTGAGCCGTACGTGCCGCCGGAGTCCTTGTGGTGGGCCAGAATCTTGACTTCCAGATCACGGCGGCGTTGGACCCGTGGCGTCGGCTCACTAGCCGACAGCCGGTCCCGATGCTTGTAGTAGCCCGAGGTGGACACCCCCAGCAGCTGGGCCATGCGGGTCACGTCGGAGGAGGCGCACTCTGCGGCCATGAGCTCGAACCGGCTCACCTTAGATGCTTGCCCGCAAAGTACGCCGACGCTTTTTCCAGGAACGCGATGTCCTTGGATTGCTCGGCCACCTTCGCCCGCAGCCGTACCAACTCGCCCCGTTCATCCGGCGAAAGTGGCTGGCTACCACCCCCAGGATCGGGTACCTCACCCCGGTCGGCGGCCGCCATCCGCCGACGCTCCTGGCTCACCCACTTATGCAGCAGGTTCTCATGCAAATTCAGCTCGAGGGCAACCTCGGTGACCGGCCGGTTCCCATCGATCACCCGATGCGCAGCCTCCACCCGATACTCCGGGGTAAACGAACGCCGACGACCAGACATACGAACATCCTTCCAAGGGGACCACCGTCCCGCTATCTCAGATGTCCACTACTTCTGGGGAACCTCAGTCGGGCCATCAGTCGCGGTCTGCCTCGTCTGCCTCTTCTCGGCGTTGCGCGGCCTCGATCACCTCGGGCGGGGCCGGCTTCTGCAACCAGGCGCGCATCCGCAACAACCCGCCGGCGACCGAGCCGACGGCGAGTACCGCAACGAAGATCCATAGCGCAGTCGACATAGAGCAATTATCCGCCCGTGACCGGTTGCCGGGGCCGTTATGCCCCCGACCCTGGATATGACGTCTGATTCGCCAAGCCGAGTACGCGAGGAAACCGGCCCCGCCAATTAACTGGCGTTTGCTGTGCACAGCGAGACCCCCTCGGATGTCGAGCGCGTAGTTGCCGGCGAGTTGGGCGAAGGTGCCGCGTACGCGACTATCGACGCCGAAAAGGAAGTCACCAAGCCACCAGAACTAGACACAGGCCGCGTTAGCTGTGGTTATGTGAGAGGACGGCCGATCAGCCACCCGAGGCCTGGGTGCGTGAACTGCCGGGCACTGCGACGTTAACCAGGTAGCGGGTATCGGCAACGCGAGGAGCTTGACATGGCGGTCCGCGGTATCAGGGCACTCAAGAAAATCATGCAGACAACATTTGATCCGGAGTCGATTATTCCGGAAGAAGCCACGGTGACGGAATATACCGGCGACCACAGTTTGTCACGAAATGACCTTGTCCAGCATCCGATTCCCGCTGATTCCCTGATTTGGAAGTATTGGGGCCGTCTCGATGTGATGTTCTACGGGAGCGGCGTATTGGGTCCCATTGCCGGGGCGTGGCCGCAGATGGGGCAGGCGACCTCGAGTTCCGTTCTGTTCAGCGGCGACAGTTCTTTCAGCGCGCGCGCCAAGATATCCAAAGTGCGGCGTCAGCGATCTCGTGAGTACATTTATGGCGCGGTGTACGACGCGCCGGAAGACGCAAAGAAATACGGGCTGAAGACCCGGAACATGCACAAGCCGATCAGAGGCACACTGCAGGGCGGCACGTATCATGCTTTAAATGCGGAAACCTTCTATTTCGCGCATGTGACCTTCTTTTATCATCTGATAATAATGGTAGCCGAGCAGCTGGAATTCGAAGGCGCCATGCCACGGGCGATGAAGGAGCAGATATTCGAGGAATCCAAGGAGTGGTACAGCATATGGGGAGTGGACGATAGTCCACAACCGGATACTTACGACGATTTCGAGCGCTATTTGGAAAACATCGAACGCAATCATTTGGTGAACACACAGGTCACTCAGGTCATGCTGGAACAATTTGTGGAGCCCCGCCTTGCGCCACGGTGGTGGCCTCCAGTCATGAAGAAGCTTGTGTGGCCGTGGGTAGCGGGGCGGCGGCAAGTCGTGGTCAACAGTTATCCGCCTCATGTGCGGAAGCTGTTTAATTTGGAGTGGACCCCCGAGGACGAGGAGATCTCGCGCCGCTTTATGCGCATGTACCGGCGGTCTTTTGCGGTTCTCGAACGCCTACTTCCGCTGAAGTTCTTCTACTTGCCGATTGCGGTGAGTGCCTTCGAGCGGGAAGGCATCGATCCGCGCAACATCACCCTGGAGTCCGCACAGCAGGCACTCCGGGACAGCCGCGCCCGCCGCGCTGCGCGGGCAGATGCACCAACAGATGCGACGAATGGGATGCCGACCTCCGGTTGACAGGTCGATTGGGCCTCAGCCGTTGTCGCGCCAAGTGAGCACCTGTTTGAGAGACGAGAGCTCGTAACCGTCGTTGGCGGTGAGCTCGGTTTGGAACAAAGTGACTCCCGCCTCGCGGAAGGCATCGGCGCTGTCGGCGTTCTCCCAGAGCGTCGAGCGTTCGATGTCAGCGCCGTTGCGGCCGAACGTTGCTGCCAACTCATCGACGCGAGCACTGGACCTGCGGAACGCGTCTAGGCCTTGGAACGCGTGCCAGATGTCGGCGTGCCTGGCAACGGCGGGCAGCGAGCGTTTCGGCCCGGTACCGCCGATGAGGATCGGTAGTTTGCGTACGGGCGGCGGAATCAGTGCGGCGAGCCGGTTTTCGATACGGAGCAGGCTCTGGTCGAACAGATCGAACCGGGAGCCGAAGGTGCCGAAGTCGTAACCGTAAGTGGTGTAGTCCTTTTCGTACCACCCTGCGCCGAGACCCAGGATCAGCCGACCGCCGCTGATGTGGTCGACGGTGCGCGCCATGTCAGCGAGCAGGTCCGGGTTGCGGTAGCCGACGCCGGTGACGAGGAGTCCGATCTCGGCATGTGAGGTGATCTCGCCCCACGACGCGAGCGCGGTCCAACCCTCGAAGTTGGCGACGTCGGGCTGCTCGTCCGACAGGATTGGTTTGCCGTCGACGATGGCCTCCATCGCCGGGCTGTGGAAGTGGTCGTAGCCGAAGATTGAGGAATTGTCAATACCTGTGGATCGGCGTGTTTCAGGCGACCTCCGTTCCGGCTTGCTGATCGCCGTCTGAGGGCGGTGTCGGTGGGGTGATTTCGGTGGGGCGTTCGAGCAGTTTGCCCTTGTGGAAGACCGCGCCGGCGCGGACCAGGGCGACCAGGTGTGGTGCGTTGACGGCACGCCAGCGGGCCGCGGCGGCGTCGATGAGCTTGTAGGCCATGGCCAGACCAGCCGCACGTGATCCCGGCCCCTTGGTGACCTTGGTTCTCAAACGTACTGTGGCAAAGGTGCTTTCGATCGGATTTGTCGTGCGTAGGTGGATCCAGTGCTCGGCGGGATAGTGGTAGAACTCCAGTAGGGTGTCCAGATCGTCGGTGATCTTGGCGACCGCCTTGGGGTACTTGGCCCCGAAGTCGACCGTGAAGGCCTTGACCGCGACCTGGGCCTTGTCGATATCCTCGGCGTTGTAGATCTCCTTGAGCGCCGACAACGCCGACGCGTGCGCTGATTTCGGCAGGGCGGCAAGCACATTGGCTTGCTTATGAAACCAGCACCGCTGTTCTTTGGTGGCCGGGAACACCTCGCGTACCGCTTTCCAGAAGCCGAGTGCGCCATCGCCGACGGCGAGCACGGGTGCGGTCATGCCGCGTCGTTTACAGTCGCGCAGCAGATCAGCCCACGACTCGGTCGATTCCCGGTAGCCGTCGGTGATCGCCACGAGCTCTTTGCGGCCGTCCGCGCGCACGCCGAGCATCACCAGCAGACACAGCTTTTCCTGGTCCAGGCGGACCTTGAGGTGGATGCCGTCGACCCACAGGTAGACGTAATCGGTGCCCGACAGGTCCCGGGCGGCAAACGCGCGGGCCTCGTCCTGCCACTGGCTGGTCAGCCGGGTGATCGTGGTGGCCGAGAGCCCGGCACCCGAGCCCAGGAACTGCTCCAGAGCGGGGGTGAAGTCGCTGGTGGACAGCCCGTGCAGGTACAGCAGCGGCAGCACTTCGCTCATCTGCGGTGACTTGCGTGCCCAGGCCGGCAGGATCGCCGAGGAGAACCGTTTCCGTTCACCGGTGTCGGGGTCGACGCGTTTGTCGTTGACTCGCGGTGCTTTCACCTCAACTGCCCCGGCTGCCGTCAGCACCTCGCGGGCCTGGTGATAGCCGTTGCGGACCACCAGCCGATGCCCCTTCTCATCGAGCTGATCGGCGAACTGGGCCACGTAGGCGGCGACCTCAGCCTTCAACGCGGCGGCCAGCATCTGACGGGCGCCGTCGCGGACGATCTCGTCCAACAACGACCGACCAGCACCGCCAGTGCTTTCGTTGGCCTCGATGGCATCGTGAACTACGGTGAGCATGGGCGTACCTTCCCGAACCAGCGCGCCAACGCCGGCTCATGATCGGACCTTCGGATATTCAGATCATCCTCGGGAAGGTGCGCCCACTTTCACGCCCCCTCACCGAGGCTCATCCACAGGTTCTGATCATTGCTCCCGAAGATTACGTCGACGCCGAGGTCGTCGGCGGCCAGGACGGCGTCGCGCCAGGTGCGGAAATCTGGCGTGCCCTGAGTTTGGACACCCCGGCCTACTTTCCCGTTTGATAATTGGTTGACCTGCGGTTTCTATCGCGTGGGTGGGTGTTTTGGGGTACTAAACCGGTAGGTTCGTGCGGTGGCGTACGTGCGGAAGGTGCGCACCGCCTCGGGCGCGGTGGCGGTGCAGGTAGCGCGCAAAGACCAGGGCCGGGTGGTGATCCTGGCGCATTTGGGGTCGGCACACACCGACGCTGATCTGGGCATTCTGCTGGAGCAGGCCACGCAATGGTGGTCGGCGGTCAGGCAGCGCTGGATTTCGAAGTGGCCGCCCGTGCCCAATCGATGGCCGATGTGGCCGATTTCCGTGAGCAGACGTTGATCGCCGGGCCGCCCAAGTCGACGGTCGCGGCCCCAGTGGTGCCGCCGGGGCGCACGGTCGGGGCCAGCTCGCGTCTGCTCTACGACATCCTCGGCCACGTCTATGACTGGCTCGGGTTCGATACGGTCGGCGATGCGGTGTTCCGGGATCTGGTGATTGCACGGATCGTCGAGCCGACCAGCAAGCTCGACGCGTCGCGAGTATTGGCTGATCTCGGCGCCCAACTGGTGTCCTACAAGACCATTGACCGCCATGTCCGCAAGGTCCACGCCAGCGGACACCGCGACATCATCGCCGAGAAATGCTTCGCCTACGCCACCGACTGCGGTGGGCTGTCCCTCATCTTGTACGACGTGACCACCCTGTATTTCGAAGCTGAATCCGAGGACTCGCTGCGCAAGGTTGGGTATTCGAAGGAACGTCGAGTCGACCCTCAAATTGTGGTCGGTCTGCTGGTGGACCGGACCGGATTCCCCTTGAAAATAGGCTGTTTCGAAGGCAACACCGCCGAAACCACCACCATCGTGCCGATCATCACCAGCTTCCTGGACCGCCACAACCTTGAGGGCACGCCGATGGTGGTGGCCGCCGACGCGGGCATGCTGTCGCAGACCAACCTCGCAGCGCTCGATGAGCGTGAGCTGTCGTTCATCGTCGGCTCGCGGGTCACCAAGGCGCCCGGCGATCTGGAATCACACTTCCATTGGAACGGTGATCTTTTCACCGACGGTCAGATCATCGACACAGTGACACCGCGGCACGGCAACGTCAAAGTCAACGACACCAAGTTGCGTGCCGAACCGGTCTGGAACCCCGACAGCGACACTGGTGCGTGGCGGGCGATCTGGTCGTATTCAGCCAAACGCGCGCGCCGCGACGAGAAAACCCTCGCCGCCCAAGAAGCCCGAGCACGGGCGATCGTCTCCAGCGAGAAGAAGGCCAAGACAGCACGATTCGTCAAAACCCGCGGCGACAACCGCGCGCTCGACGAGGCCAGCCTGGCCCGCGCCCAATCCCTGGTCGGACTCAAGGGCTACGTGACCAACGTGCCGATAACGCTGATGCCGGCCGCCGAGGTCATCGCGAAGTACCACGACCTCTGGCACGTCGAGAAGTCATTTCGGATGTCCAAGACCGATCTCGACGCGCGACCCATGTTCAACCGCATGCGCGATGCCATCGAGGCCCACCTGACCATCGTGTTCGCCGCACTGGCCGTCTCCCACGCCATCCAATCCCGGACCGGACTGTCCATCGCCAAAGTCGTCAAGCACCTGCGGCCGCTGCGCTCCGCGACCATCCACATCAACGGCGCCACACAGACCTTCCCCCCAGCGATTCCCGACACCGAGCGCAAGATCCTCACTGACCTCGCCTTCAATCCTGGGTACTAAGCGAAATGTCCAAACTCAGGTCGTAACCGTAAGTGGTGTAGTCCTTTTCGTACCACCCTGCGCCGAGACCCAGGATCAGCCGACCGCCGCTGATGTGGTCGACGGTGCGCGCCATGTCAGCGAGCAGGTCCGGGTTGCGGTAGCCGACGCCGGTGACGAGGAGTCCGATCTCGGCATGTGAGGTGATCTCGCCCCACGACGCGAGCGCGGTCCAACCCTCGAAGTTGGCGACGTCGGGCTGCTCGTCCGACAGGATTGGTTTGCCGTCGACGATGGCCTCCATCGCCGGGCTGTGGAAGTGGTCGTAGCCGAAGATTACGTCGACGCCGAGGTCGTCGGCGGCCAGGACGGCGTCGCGCCAGGTGCGGAAATCTGGCGTGCCGCCGGGCTGGATCTGCACGGCGACGCGGACGGGACGAGTCATGATGCTCCTGAGTCCGGGAGAGGGTGACTCTTGAGCCAAGTCACCGGCCGCGGGGTTTATTCCGGCGGGCACGCCGACGTCGGGGGACTCATCCCAGGATGGCGCGCGCTGCGCGCTCTGCGATCAACATGACCGGCGCGTTGGTGTTCCCGGAAGTGATGGTGGGCATCGCCGAAGCATCAACCACTCGAAGACCGGCGACGCGGTATACCCGACAGTCGGTGTCGAGTACCGTCGCGGCCACCCGCGGCAGACCGTGGGAGTCGAAGGCTCCCATCGCGCACGTGCCGACCGGATGAAAGATGGTTGTGCCGAGTTCACCGGCCGCCTGCTGTAGATCCTCATCGCTCACCAGTTGGGTGCCGGGAAGCAACTCTTCGGGGCCGTAGCGGGCCAGGGGCTGCGCCGCCATGATCTGCCGGGTCATCCGGAGGCCGCGCAGGGCGGTCTGACGATCGGCGTCGGTGGACAGGTAGTTGCAGGAGATCTTCGGGTTGGTCAGCGGATCTGCACTGGCCATGCGCACATGGCCCCGCGAGCTGGGTCGCAGATTGCAGACCGAGGGAGTGATGGCTCCAAAAGGGTGCAGCGGTTCGCCGAACTTGGCCAACGACAAGGGCTGCACATGCCACTCCAAATCTGGACTGCTCAGCGCGGGATCGCTTTTGGCGAAAGCGCCCAGCGTGGAGGGCGGCATGGTCATGGGTCCCGAGCGCAGCAACAAGTACTGAAGTCCCATGCCGCCACGGGTGATCCAATTGCGGTACAGCGTGTTGACGGTCTGCACGCCCCGCACCCGGTAGATCGTTCGCAGCTGTAGGTGGTCCTGGAGGTTTTCACCGACTCCCGGTAGATCGACGGCCACCGGAACTTGATGCTCGGTGAGCAGCCCGCCCGGGCCCAGACCCGAAACCTGCAGCAGATGCGGCGACCCGATCGCACCGGCGCTCAGGATCACCTCGCTACGGGCTGCGACGTCGATGATCTGGCCGTCTTTGCGCAGCCGCACACCGGTGGCGCGGTGCTGTGCGGTGGTCCACGCGCCGCGACGCTGATCCGCGCGGACCTGGTCATCCATCAGGAGGCGCAAGGCCTGAGTGTCGGTGTAAATGGTGAGGTTTGGCCGGTGGGCGACGGGATGCAGGAAGGCGTCGGCCATCGAGCAGCGACGGCCACGCCGTTGGTTGACATGAAAGTAGGCACTGCCGGAGTTGTCTCCCCGGTTGAACTCATCGATCGGGGCAATGCCCACCTCGGCAGCGGCGGCCTGCCAGGCGTCCAGGATCTTCCAACGCACCCGCGGTCGCGTCACGGGGATCTCACCGCCGACGCCGTGCCAATCGTCGGCGCCGCCGAAGTAGTCCTCCAACTTCTTGTAGATCGCCAGTGTCTCGCCGGTAGCGTCCGGTCCGCCCCAACGCCAGCGATCGTC from Mycolicibacterium sp. MU0053 includes:
- a CDS encoding TetR/AcrR family transcriptional regulator codes for the protein MTDLEKGPRGLRRGRGARERILAASRQLFRDQGINSTGLDQLCAVAQVSKRTFYQHFTGKDELIAEHLRRFDPEILPEVFDRTDLTARQRLLAAFDIHAPLCPFIAAAVEIPDADHPARVHARDYKKAFAARLTETAREAGAADPEQLGEQLALLLDGASARNRVLNAETFATAAAIAAVLIDNAIPAEAGSAHGAGQR
- a CDS encoding SDR family NAD(P)-dependent oxidoreductase; translation: MGKLDGKVAVITGATSGMALAGAKLFADEGAHVFISGRRKDALDEAVEQIGRNVTGVQGDSANLDDLDRLFETVEGEKGSIDVLWASAGTGAQSRLGEITEEDFDAAFGLNARGTLFTVQKALPLFNDGGSIFMTGSNASLRGYPNWSVYAASKAVLPAFARVWVSELRDRKIRVNVLTPGQVASPMLAEVMDEAAKAQFESVIPRREMGRPEEIASAALFLASDDSSYVNGMELVVDGGTTVI
- a CDS encoding nuclear transport factor 2 family protein, whose protein sequence is MTTLAPHRDTVTLFVDCMHGGADKDALAGILAEDVVLYGPLSDEPLTGHDAVLEAIRTVGTVATDLTYKEVLSGETHHAAYFRLQIDDTVVDGMDYILLDADGKIAEVTIWWRPLPSGVQMQGRLAGLLGVQPWELLTEA
- a CDS encoding IS3 family transposase, with the protein product MSRFELMAAECASSDVTRMAQLLGVSTSGYYKHRDRLSASEPTPRVQRRRDLEVKILAHHKDSGGTYGSPRITADLHDAGERVSANTVAAIMADLGIEGISPRTFKTTTVVDPCASFPPDLIGRRFDQGCIDAVWSSDITYLSCGEGDMYLCAIRDEHSRRVLGWAVDDHMRTELVTTAVDRAVFTRGGHVKGVILQSDRGTQYTSHDMAAAASAHGLRRSMGATGICWDNAGAEALWSTFKHEHYYRHTFAIKAELIAAVDNWMRFYNHQRRHSAIGMRSPITYERTLKVTLEAS
- a CDS encoding transposase, which translates into the protein MSGRRRSFTPEYRVEAAHRVIDGNRPVTEVALELNLHENLLHKWVSQERRRMAAADRGEVPDPGGGSQPLSPDERGELVRLRAKVAEQSKDIAFLEKASAYFAGKHLR
- a CDS encoding oxygenase MpaB family protein, which gives rise to MAVRGIRALKKIMQTTFDPESIIPEEATVTEYTGDHSLSRNDLVQHPIPADSLIWKYWGRLDVMFYGSGVLGPIAGAWPQMGQATSSSVLFSGDSSFSARAKISKVRRQRSREYIYGAVYDAPEDAKKYGLKTRNMHKPIRGTLQGGTYHALNAETFYFAHVTFFYHLIIMVAEQLEFEGAMPRAMKEQIFEESKEWYSIWGVDDSPQPDTYDDFERYLENIERNHLVNTQVTQVMLEQFVEPRLAPRWWPPVMKKLVWPWVAGRRQVVVNSYPPHVRKLFNLEWTPEDEEISRRFMRMYRRSFAVLERLLPLKFFYLPIAVSAFEREGIDPRNITLESAQQALRDSRARRAARADAPTDATNGMPTSG
- a CDS encoding LLM class F420-dependent oxidoreductase, yielding MSKPERRSPETRRSTGIDNSSIFGYDHFHSPAMEAIVDGKPILSDEQPDVANFEGWTALASWGEITSHAEIGLLVTGVGYRNPDLLADMARTVDHISGGRLILGLGAGWYEKDYTTYGYDFGTFGSRFDLFDQSLLRIENRLAALIPPPVRKLPILIGGTGPKRSLPAVARHADIWHAFQGLDAFRRSSARVDELAATFGRNGADIERSTLWENADSADAFREAGVTLFQTELTANDGYELSSLKQVLTWRDNG
- a CDS encoding IS256 family transposase, giving the protein MLTVVHDAIEANESTGGAGRSLLDEIVRDGARQMLAAALKAEVAAYVAQFADQLDEKGHRLVVRNGYHQAREVLTAAGAVEVKAPRVNDKRVDPDTGERKRFSSAILPAWARKSPQMSEVLPLLYLHGLSTSDFTPALEQFLGSGAGLSATTITRLTSQWQDEARAFAARDLSGTDYVYLWVDGIHLKVRLDQEKLCLLVMLGVRADGRKELVAITDGYRESTESWADLLRDCKRRGMTAPVLAVGDGALGFWKAVREVFPATKEQRCWFHKQANVLAALPKSAHASALSALKEIYNAEDIDKAQVAVKAFTVDFGAKYPKAVAKITDDLDTLLEFYHYPAEHWIHLRTTNPIESTFATVRLRTKVTKGPGSRAAGLAMAYKLIDAAAARWRAVNAPHLVALVRAGAVFHKGKLLERPTEITPPTPPSDGDQQAGTEVA
- a CDS encoding GMC family oxidoreductase — its product is MSPVAEFDFIVVGAGSAGCLLANRLSANPDHRVLLVEAGGNDNWFWIKVPVGYLYTIANPRTDWCFTTEADPGLAGRSIHYARGRVIGGSSSINAMIHMRGQASDYDLWAQATGDDRWRWGGPDATGETLAIYKKLEDYFGGADDWHGVGGEIPVTRPRVRWKILDAWQAAAAEVGIAPIDEFNRGDNSGSAYFHVNQRRGRRCSMADAFLHPVAHRPNLTIYTDTQALRLLMDDQVRADQRRGAWTTAQHRATGVRLRKDGQIIDVAARSEVILSAGAIGSPHLLQVSGLGPGGLLTEHQVPVAVDLPGVGENLQDHLQLRTIYRVRGVQTVNTLYRNWITRGGMGLQYLLLRSGPMTMPPSTLGAFAKSDPALSSPDLEWHVQPLSLAKFGEPLHPFGAITPSVCNLRPSSRGHVRMASADPLTNPKISCNYLSTDADRQTALRGLRMTRQIMAAQPLARYGPEELLPGTQLVSDEDLQQAAGELGTTIFHPVGTCAMGAFDSHGLPRVAATVLDTDCRVYRVAGLRVVDASAMPTITSGNTNAPVMLIAERAARAILG